One genomic region from Verrucomicrobiota bacterium encodes:
- a CDS encoding YdcF family protein produces MEMKCFGLMARRTLWWPTARGWLAMGLALAVTGSAVFFRWLPFLAVHRPIAASVLVIEGWVADHAMREGVREFRRGRYERVYVTGGPLDAGAPLSEHKTYAELGRKVLLELGVDASAVVSVPAPWVKADRTYASAVALRDWFRKSGNVPETMNLLSVGPHARRSGFLFEAAFGDATRVGVFKVAEVDYDESRWWTTSAGVRSVLDETIAYWYARLFFRPD; encoded by the coding sequence ATGGAGATGAAGTGTTTCGGACTGATGGCCCGCAGGACGCTATGGTGGCCCACAGCGCGAGGTTGGTTGGCGATGGGGTTGGCGCTGGCCGTAACGGGTTCGGCCGTGTTCTTCCGATGGCTCCCCTTTCTCGCCGTGCATCGTCCGATTGCGGCGAGTGTGTTGGTCATCGAAGGGTGGGTGGCGGATCATGCAATGCGGGAAGGGGTGAGGGAGTTCAGGAGGGGGCGGTATGAACGGGTTTATGTGACGGGGGGACCCTTGGACGCGGGGGCTCCACTGAGCGAGCATAAGACCTACGCCGAGCTGGGAAGGAAGGTTTTACTCGAGCTGGGGGTGGACGCGAGCGCGGTGGTTTCGGTGCCGGCGCCGTGGGTGAAGGCTGATCGAACCTACGCTTCGGCGGTGGCGTTGCGAGATTGGTTTCGGAAGAGCGGCAACGTGCCGGAAACGATGAATCTGTTAAGCGTCGGCCCCCATGCGAGGCGTTCGGGATTCTTGTTCGAGGCGGCGTTTGGGGACGCGACGCGAGTGGGGGTCTTCAAGGTCGCGGAGGTCGATTATGACGAGTCTCGATGGTGGACCACGAGTGCCGGGGTTCGGTCGGTGCTCGACGAGACGATCGCTTATTGGTACGCGCGATTGTTCTTTCGTCCGGACTGA
- a CDS encoding SMP-30/gluconolactonase/LRE family protein: protein MTSRILRPLVLTALCACLSALVAENTLAAPKKKSSKPVKKVYPTFGSIERLDPALDMLLAQDAKLEKLADGFVWSEGPVWIKNGEYLVFSDVPRNVVFKWKEGVGTREFLFPSGYTGSVTRGGEPGSNGLTVDSKGNIVLCQHGDRRVARLEPNGSFTTLAEYHKFRRFNSPNDLVFNRKGELYFTDPPYGLEGNNNDPRKELMFNGVYLRRLDGTVVLLTDKLTFPNGIALSPDEKTLYVAVSDPAKAHYWAYDVQEDGTIANGRILFDATPMVASKKGLPDGLKVDRKGFLFATGPGGVLVLNAQGKHLGTIDTGEPTANCGWGDDGSTLYITANHTLCRIKTLTKGKGFSSR from the coding sequence ATGACTTCTCGAATTCTCAGACCCCTCGTTTTGACCGCGTTGTGCGCCTGCCTCAGTGCCCTTGTCGCTGAAAACACACTCGCTGCACCCAAGAAAAAGAGCTCCAAACCCGTCAAGAAGGTTTATCCAACCTTCGGCTCCATCGAAAGACTCGATCCCGCGCTCGACATGCTCCTCGCCCAGGACGCAAAACTCGAAAAACTCGCCGACGGCTTTGTGTGGTCCGAAGGGCCCGTTTGGATCAAAAACGGGGAATACCTCGTGTTCTCCGATGTGCCTCGCAATGTGGTTTTCAAATGGAAGGAAGGCGTCGGCACTCGCGAGTTTCTGTTCCCCAGCGGCTACACGGGATCCGTCACCCGCGGCGGAGAACCCGGATCCAATGGCCTCACGGTCGATTCCAAAGGGAACATCGTCCTCTGCCAGCATGGGGACCGCCGCGTCGCCCGGCTCGAACCCAACGGATCTTTCACCACCCTCGCGGAGTATCACAAGTTTCGCCGTTTCAACAGCCCCAACGATCTCGTCTTCAACCGGAAAGGCGAATTGTATTTCACCGACCCTCCCTACGGTCTTGAAGGCAACAACAACGACCCCAGGAAAGAACTCATGTTCAACGGCGTCTATCTGAGGCGCCTCGACGGAACCGTCGTTTTGCTGACCGACAAATTGACCTTCCCGAACGGGATCGCACTCTCCCCGGACGAGAAAACACTCTACGTCGCCGTCTCCGACCCCGCCAAAGCCCATTACTGGGCCTACGATGTCCAGGAGGATGGCACCATCGCCAACGGACGAATTCTCTTCGACGCCACTCCGATGGTCGCAAGCAAAAAGGGACTTCCCGATGGCCTCAAAGTCGACCGCAAAGGATTTCTCTTCGCCACCGGCCCGGGCGGAGTCCTGGTGCTGAATGCCCAGGGAAAGCACCTCGGCACCATCGACACCGGTGAACCCACCGCGAATTGCGGCTGGGGTGACGACGGCTCGACCCTCTACATCACCGCGAATCACACGCTTTGCCGCATCAAAACCTTAACCAAGGGCAAAGGCTTCTCATCCCGCTGA
- a CDS encoding CHRD domain-containing protein, with product MSLSGNTLTYSISYRGLKAGATAAHIHGPGTTDQAVGVLVALTGAAGTEGVLSGTLNLTDEQKGHILAGRTYVNLYTSAHPGGEIRGQIAPAELKVTLSGAAERPNPVTTAATAAHIHGPATTEQAAGVLKGLATPSGTSGRLTGSITLDLAQLSALLDGKTYVNIHTTGQGGGELRGQILP from the coding sequence TTGAGCCTGTCCGGCAACACCTTGACCTACTCGATCAGTTATCGAGGTCTGAAGGCGGGCGCAACGGCGGCGCACATCCATGGGCCAGGGACGACGGATCAGGCGGTAGGTGTGCTGGTCGCATTGACCGGTGCGGCCGGAACCGAAGGGGTGTTATCCGGCACCTTGAACCTGACCGACGAACAGAAGGGCCATATTCTGGCTGGACGGACCTATGTGAACCTTTATACGAGCGCGCACCCGGGGGGCGAAATTCGCGGGCAGATCGCGCCGGCGGAATTGAAGGTGACCTTGAGCGGTGCGGCGGAACGTCCGAATCCTGTGACCACCGCGGCGACGGCGGCTCACATTCACGGCCCGGCCACGACCGAGCAGGCAGCGGGTGTTTTGAAAGGGCTCGCCACCCCGAGCGGAACTTCGGGAAGACTCACCGGATCGATCACACTGGACTTGGCGCAATTGAGCGCGTTGTTGGATGGCAAGACCTACGTGAACATCCACACGACGGGCCAGGGCGGCGGTGAACTGCGTGGGCAGATTTTGCCCTGA
- a CDS encoding sulfatase — MLFPRRLALGLAVLALVASSCSQGFAQDVVRPRLPNGKRPNIVWITVDDMSPHFSCYGETTIRTPHVDALAARGTLFRRAFVTAPICSISRSALITGCYQTTLGCQNHRSGSVRFPIRLPEGMKTVPELLRSAGYHTSNVSRDDFQGGKEKVAIAKTDYNFVWDRGAFYDESSWTERKEGAPFFVQIQLHGGKHRGQAPGTNWPARVRATLGRETPPSTVTLPPMLPDDPVIRADWAQYLDTVRYTDWEVGRIVEKLRERGELDNTVIFFWTDHGISHVRHKQFLYEGGIHVPLVVAGPGVPRGETRSDLVEHIDIAAATLGLAGVERPERMQGRNFFASDWRPKAFVFAARDRADETVDRIRSARSERWKYIRNSFTNRPYLQPNRYKDDKAIVQVMRRLHAGGKLNEAQRLVMAESRPAEELYDLEVDPHELTNLASEPSRKATLETMRKVLDDWEERTGDRGRDLEPEEVYLNYVKDERPEGGRGNRNPIFDANVELMRRWAKERPMMR, encoded by the coding sequence ATGCTCTTTCCCCGCAGGTTGGCATTGGGTTTGGCCGTTCTTGCTCTCGTGGCGAGTTCATGCTCCCAGGGATTCGCTCAGGATGTGGTTCGGCCGCGGCTTCCGAACGGCAAGCGGCCTAACATCGTTTGGATTACGGTGGATGACATGTCGCCGCATTTTTCCTGTTATGGCGAGACGACGATTCGCACTCCTCATGTGGACGCGCTGGCGGCCCGAGGGACCTTGTTTCGCCGGGCGTTTGTGACGGCGCCGATCTGTTCGATCAGCCGCTCGGCATTGATCACCGGCTGCTATCAGACGACCCTGGGATGCCAGAATCATCGCAGTGGATCCGTGCGTTTTCCGATTCGGCTGCCGGAGGGGATGAAGACCGTCCCCGAGCTTTTGCGAAGCGCGGGCTATCACACGAGCAATGTGTCGAGGGATGATTTCCAGGGGGGCAAGGAAAAGGTGGCGATTGCCAAGACGGACTACAACTTCGTTTGGGATCGAGGAGCGTTCTATGACGAATCGTCCTGGACGGAGCGCAAGGAGGGTGCGCCCTTCTTCGTTCAGATTCAACTGCATGGGGGGAAGCATCGAGGCCAGGCGCCGGGCACGAATTGGCCGGCTCGAGTTCGCGCGACGCTCGGGAGGGAGACCCCTCCGTCCACCGTGACGCTGCCTCCGATGTTGCCGGATGACCCTGTGATTCGCGCGGACTGGGCACAGTATTTGGACACCGTTCGCTACACGGACTGGGAGGTGGGGCGGATCGTGGAGAAGTTGCGGGAACGGGGTGAACTCGACAACACCGTCATTTTTTTCTGGACCGATCACGGCATCAGCCATGTGAGGCACAAGCAATTCCTCTACGAGGGTGGAATCCATGTGCCGCTGGTGGTCGCGGGACCGGGGGTGCCCCGCGGCGAGACCCGGTCGGATTTGGTTGAACATATTGATATCGCGGCGGCCACGCTGGGGCTAGCAGGGGTGGAACGTCCTGAACGTATGCAGGGGCGGAATTTTTTCGCCAGCGATTGGAGACCCAAGGCGTTTGTGTTTGCCGCCAGAGATCGGGCGGATGAGACCGTGGACCGCATCCGGTCGGCGAGGAGCGAGCGCTGGAAATACATTCGCAACTCTTTTACCAACCGCCCTTATCTCCAGCCGAATCGTTACAAAGACGACAAGGCGATTGTGCAGGTCATGCGACGGTTGCATGCGGGGGGCAAACTGAATGAAGCGCAACGACTGGTCATGGCGGAGAGTCGTCCGGCGGAGGAGTTATATGATTTGGAGGTGGATCCGCATGAATTGACGAATCTGGCATCCGAGCCATCCCGGAAGGCGACCTTGGAAACGATGAGGAAGGTCCTTGATGATTGGGAGGAACGGACGGGAGACCGGGGCCGGGACTTGGAACCCGAGGAAGTGTATTTGAACTATGTGAAGGATGAGCGTCCCGAGGGCGGGCGAGGGAATCGGAACCCTATTTTTGACGCGAATGTGGAATTGATGCGGCGCTGGGCGAAGGAAAGACCCATGATGCGATGA
- the xseB gene encoding exodeoxyribonuclease VII small subunit — MSKSARGASNSAESESAELPFEDALKRLEEVVESMETGDLPLDKLMKQYEEGSRLVALCQKRLAEAEQKMAQIERKADGEIVVKPLRLEEGSSS, encoded by the coding sequence ATGTCGAAATCAGCCCGAGGTGCGTCGAACAGTGCCGAATCCGAATCGGCCGAGCTTCCGTTTGAAGATGCCTTGAAGCGTTTGGAGGAGGTTGTGGAGTCGATGGAGACGGGAGATTTGCCTTTGGACAAGCTCATGAAACAGTACGAGGAGGGAAGCCGTCTGGTGGCGTTGTGTCAGAAGCGGCTTGCCGAGGCCGAGCAGAAAATGGCGCAGATCGAGCGCAAGGCCGATGGGGAAATTGTGGTGAAGCCGTTGCGGTTGGAAGAAGGCTCCTCGTCGTAA
- a CDS encoding substrate-binding domain-containing protein, which yields MKSPLSWCWALLTSLVMTGFAADKPLTVAVIPKGTTHEFWKSINAGAFKARDELRAQGVKIEVVWKGPLKEDDRDQQISLVENFTTRRVDGIVLAPLDSQAMVRPVETAMRAKVPVVVIDSGLKTDKHVSFIATDNYKGGVLAAQHMGKVLGGKGNVILLRYQVGSASTEEREAGFLDTLKKDFPGIKIISSDQYAGPTRETGYQASQNLLNRFGRDVNGIFCPCEPPTVAMAKALRDAGRAGGKVKMIGFDSGSQSVADLKRGDVQGLVVQNPVYMGYEGVMTMVRHLRGKAVERRIDTGVVLATTENMEQSEIKELLYPPIDKYLK from the coding sequence ATGAAATCACCCCTCTCCTGGTGTTGGGCACTCTTGACTTCTTTGGTGATGACGGGTTTTGCGGCGGACAAGCCGCTGACGGTGGCTGTGATCCCGAAAGGCACGACGCACGAGTTTTGGAAGTCCATCAACGCGGGCGCTTTCAAAGCCAGGGACGAGCTTCGTGCGCAGGGGGTCAAGATCGAAGTCGTCTGGAAGGGTCCCCTGAAAGAGGATGACCGCGATCAGCAGATTTCGCTGGTCGAAAATTTTACGACCCGCCGCGTGGATGGAATTGTGCTGGCGCCGCTGGATTCGCAGGCGATGGTGCGTCCGGTGGAGACGGCGATGCGGGCGAAGGTGCCGGTGGTGGTCATCGATTCGGGATTGAAGACCGACAAACACGTCAGTTTTATTGCGACTGACAACTACAAGGGCGGCGTGCTGGCTGCGCAGCACATGGGGAAGGTCTTGGGTGGGAAGGGCAATGTGATCCTGCTCCGTTACCAGGTGGGCTCGGCCAGCACGGAGGAGCGGGAAGCCGGGTTCCTCGACACGCTGAAGAAGGATTTCCCGGGAATCAAAATCATCTCCTCGGATCAGTACGCGGGGCCCACGCGCGAGACGGGCTACCAGGCTTCGCAGAATTTGCTCAATCGATTTGGCAGGGACGTGAACGGGATCTTTTGTCCTTGCGAGCCGCCCACGGTGGCGATGGCGAAGGCGTTGCGGGACGCGGGCCGAGCGGGAGGCAAAGTGAAGATGATCGGGTTCGATTCCGGGAGCCAGTCGGTCGCCGATCTCAAGCGTGGAGACGTCCAGGGTTTGGTGGTGCAGAATCCGGTCTACATGGGGTACGAGGGAGTCATGACGATGGTAAGACATCTTCGCGGCAAGGCGGTGGAGAGGCGGATTGACACGGGAGTCGTGCTCGCGACGACGGAGAACATGGAGCAGTCGGAAATCAAGGAGCTGCTTTATCCGCCGATCGACAAGTATTTGAAGTAG
- a CDS encoding sugar ABC transporter ATP-binding protein — protein MDPSSHEVNSVSVPAGGVLRLRMAGVHKSFGATRALRGVHLEVGTGEIHALIGENGAGKSTLMKILSGACLADEGIVELDGKPFVPSSPLHARAEGIAMIYQELTLAPHLSVEENILLGAEPSRWGWLRQGRRREMAHAALQELHHENISCEALAGELTIAEQQVVEIARALIGSPRVLIMDEPTSSLTQVDTENLFRVIRKLKQRRVSVVYISHFLEECLALCDRFSVLRDGESISSGAMGETDLSRIIRDMAGREISEIYPRTPRTAGDVVYEWRGLAGVRKPSGVDLSLRAGEVLGVAGLVGAGRTESLRAAFGLDRARAGEIRVFGTRVESPTPKRNLDAGVGLVSENRKEEGLMLARDLADNLAMTRFGPFSKWGFISRRRQRECAWSWMEKLSVKAAGPDQTIGELSGGNQQKVALARLLHHEARVLLLDEPTRGIDVGSKAQIYSVISELAAAGKAVIVVSSYLPELLGVCDRVAVMCRGALKEIRPVEEWDEHSIMTAMVGAEGVAGEGGRV, from the coding sequence ATGGATCCGTCGTCGCATGAGGTGAATTCCGTGTCGGTTCCCGCGGGTGGGGTTCTCAGACTGAGGATGGCGGGGGTGCACAAGAGTTTCGGCGCGACGCGGGCGTTGCGCGGGGTTCATTTGGAAGTGGGGACGGGAGAGATCCACGCTTTGATTGGGGAAAACGGGGCGGGGAAGAGCACGTTGATGAAGATCCTCAGCGGCGCCTGTTTGGCAGACGAGGGGATTGTGGAGTTGGATGGGAAACCGTTTGTGCCTTCGTCCCCTTTGCACGCGCGGGCCGAAGGCATCGCGATGATTTACCAGGAGTTGACGCTGGCGCCGCATCTCAGTGTCGAGGAGAACATCCTGTTGGGGGCCGAGCCCTCGCGCTGGGGATGGTTGAGGCAGGGACGGCGGCGAGAGATGGCGCACGCAGCGCTCCAGGAACTTCACCACGAAAACATTTCCTGCGAAGCGCTGGCGGGTGAATTGACGATTGCCGAGCAGCAGGTGGTGGAAATCGCGCGGGCGTTGATCGGATCACCGCGCGTGCTGATCATGGATGAGCCCACCAGCAGTCTGACCCAAGTGGACACGGAGAATCTCTTCCGTGTGATCCGCAAGTTGAAGCAGCGCAGGGTGAGCGTCGTCTACATCAGTCATTTCCTGGAGGAATGCCTGGCCTTGTGCGATCGCTTCTCCGTCTTGAGGGATGGAGAAAGTATTTCCTCGGGTGCCATGGGTGAAACCGACTTGAGCCGGATCATCCGCGACATGGCGGGAAGGGAAATCTCGGAAATTTATCCGCGCACGCCTCGAACGGCGGGCGACGTGGTTTATGAGTGGCGGGGTTTGGCGGGAGTCCGCAAGCCAAGCGGGGTGGATTTGAGTTTGAGGGCGGGCGAGGTCCTGGGCGTGGCGGGATTGGTTGGGGCGGGCCGGACCGAGTCGTTGCGCGCGGCGTTTGGTCTGGACCGGGCCAGAGCCGGCGAGATCCGAGTGTTTGGGACCCGGGTTGAGTCCCCCACGCCGAAGCGGAATCTGGATGCGGGCGTCGGCTTGGTCAGCGAGAATCGCAAGGAGGAGGGTTTGATGCTGGCACGGGATTTGGCGGACAATCTGGCCATGACGCGATTTGGTCCGTTTTCGAAGTGGGGGTTTATATCACGCCGGCGGCAAAGGGAGTGTGCGTGGAGTTGGATGGAGAAGCTCTCGGTGAAAGCGGCGGGTCCGGATCAGACCATCGGGGAGTTATCGGGGGGCAATCAGCAGAAAGTCGCGTTGGCCCGCTTGTTGCATCATGAAGCGAGGGTTTTGCTTTTGGACGAGCCGACCCGTGGCATTGATGTGGGAAGCAAAGCGCAGATTTACAGTGTGATCTCGGAATTGGCGGCCGCGGGCAAGGCGGTGATTGTGGTCAGCTCTTATCTGCCGGAGTTGCTGGGGGTCTGCGACCGGGTGGCGGTGATGTGCCGGGGCGCGTTGAAGGAAATTCGCCCGGTCGAGGAATGGGACGAACATTCGATTATGACGGCGATGGTGGGGGCGGAAGGGGTGGCGGGAGAGGGGGGGCGCGTGTGA
- a CDS encoding ABC transporter permease yields the protein MEKEDLKGWDGWRRAWGSSGFEGLKAFLSVTNIKTVLSQTVIVAIGSLGMTLIIVSGGIDLSVGSVVALTSVLGATLAAQEWGSFGVIAATVLAGGMIGAINGGLIAGLRMMPFIVTLGMMGVARGLAKWLAKNQTVNYPESAGVNHLMKLEDLDHFLPLPSGVWLAGGLAVLLAILMNRTVFGRHVFAIGSNEATARLCGIRVPWTKAFIYALGGVFFGFAGLMQMTRLTQGDPSGAVGLELDMIAAVVIGGASLSGGTGSVAGSMMGALIIQLLRNGSSLMAWPNYTQEIIIGVVIILAVGLDRWRQSQEPRSG from the coding sequence ATGGAGAAGGAGGATCTGAAGGGGTGGGACGGGTGGCGACGCGCCTGGGGATCTTCGGGCTTCGAAGGGTTGAAGGCGTTCCTCAGTGTGACGAACATCAAGACCGTGCTTTCCCAGACCGTGATTGTTGCCATCGGATCTTTGGGCATGACGCTGATTATTGTCAGCGGGGGAATTGATTTGAGCGTGGGCTCGGTTGTCGCGTTGACCAGCGTGCTGGGTGCGACTCTGGCTGCGCAGGAATGGGGCTCTTTTGGGGTGATTGCGGCGACCGTCCTTGCCGGTGGGATGATCGGCGCGATCAATGGAGGATTGATCGCGGGCCTGCGCATGATGCCCTTCATCGTCACGCTCGGCATGATGGGGGTGGCGCGTGGATTGGCCAAGTGGCTCGCCAAGAATCAAACCGTGAATTACCCGGAATCAGCGGGTGTGAACCATTTGATGAAACTGGAAGACCTCGATCATTTTCTCCCGCTGCCATCGGGGGTGTGGCTGGCGGGAGGGTTGGCGGTGTTGCTGGCGATCCTCATGAATCGAACCGTGTTCGGGCGGCATGTTTTTGCGATTGGATCCAATGAGGCCACCGCACGGCTTTGCGGCATTCGGGTGCCATGGACCAAGGCGTTCATCTATGCACTGGGGGGTGTGTTTTTTGGATTCGCAGGACTGATGCAAATGACCCGGCTGACGCAGGGGGATCCGTCGGGCGCGGTCGGACTCGAGCTCGACATGATTGCTGCCGTGGTGATTGGCGGAGCGAGTTTGAGCGGTGGAACGGGCAGTGTGGCGGGCTCGATGATGGGCGCGCTGATTATTCAGTTGCTGAGGAACGGATCGAGCCTGATGGCTTGGCCGAATTACACGCAAGAGATCATTATCGGTGTGGTCATCATCCTGGCGGTGGGGCTGGATCGCTGGCGACAGAGCCAGGAGCCGCGATCGGGGTGA
- a CDS encoding nucleotide excision repair endonuclease translates to MQLRLFPDPKPLVERLGPDFFRTLPTHPGVYWMKDAGGTILYVGKAKSLRQRLASYRVSNPDRMLRRTRRLLHHTVAIDWKSCESETEALQVEAAMLLELKPRFNRAGVWRGPPRRIVWTLDPDGLRMEIADDVAPGWHASPPFGAAARWIRSRLLRILWMGSRPDSDWAELPAGWFTSQVPVEARIHPWPPPGLDQDQFSTLLEALFSGSDDELLTWVESRQRSSASLFEKNLFRESVDTLREHFGFTPIAAPGSVASDPAPPPG, encoded by the coding sequence ATGCAGCTCAGGCTCTTTCCCGACCCCAAACCCCTGGTCGAACGGCTGGGGCCGGATTTCTTCCGCACGCTGCCTACCCACCCGGGAGTGTATTGGATGAAGGACGCCGGCGGCACCATCCTCTACGTGGGCAAAGCCAAGAGCCTGCGCCAACGCCTCGCGAGTTATCGCGTCAGCAATCCCGATCGCATGCTCCGGCGAACTCGGCGCCTGCTTCATCATACCGTCGCCATCGACTGGAAATCGTGCGAGTCCGAAACAGAGGCTTTGCAAGTGGAGGCCGCGATGCTCTTGGAACTCAAACCCAGGTTCAATCGCGCCGGGGTGTGGCGCGGACCACCCCGCCGCATCGTCTGGACCCTCGACCCCGACGGACTTCGCATGGAAATCGCGGACGATGTTGCGCCGGGGTGGCACGCTTCGCCTCCGTTCGGCGCAGCGGCCCGCTGGATTCGCAGCCGGCTGTTAAGAATCCTCTGGATGGGGTCCCGACCCGATTCTGACTGGGCCGAACTTCCCGCGGGTTGGTTCACCTCGCAGGTGCCAGTGGAAGCCCGAATTCATCCGTGGCCCCCGCCCGGTCTTGACCAGGATCAGTTCTCGACTCTTCTCGAGGCACTCTTCTCCGGGTCCGACGATGAGCTTTTGACTTGGGTGGAGTCCCGCCAAAGATCTTCGGCTTCTCTTTTCGAAAAAAACCTTTTCCGCGAGAGCGTGGACACCCTGCGCGAACATTTTGGTTTCACCCCGATCGCGGCTCCTGGCTCTGTCGCCAGCGATCCAGCCCCACCGCCAGGATGA
- the tsaB gene encoding tRNA (adenosine(37)-N6)-threonylcarbamoyltransferase complex dimerization subunit type 1 TsaB produces MKILAIESSTSRRGVAFINNNELVWESSESLATADRTLPLIQQGLAAAGWKSGEIERVAIGLGPGSFTGVRLAIATAIGFEAVHGTPALGVRSFDALAHRLSMEGHRGRHALVADAQRGEFALGLYSLTPEGAACAENLRLASRAELEAMAAAGIPMHGPDMPKLASHVTPRYPDAHAIALLAGRERIFTTPGSLEPIHLRPVAFVKAPPPRFKIETS; encoded by the coding sequence ATGAAGATCCTGGCGATTGAAAGCTCCACCTCGCGCCGTGGCGTCGCCTTCATAAACAACAACGAGCTCGTCTGGGAATCTTCCGAAAGCCTTGCCACCGCGGACCGCACTCTGCCTCTGATCCAGCAAGGCCTGGCCGCCGCCGGCTGGAAATCAGGCGAGATCGAAAGGGTGGCCATTGGATTGGGCCCCGGATCGTTCACAGGGGTCCGTCTCGCCATTGCCACCGCCATCGGTTTTGAAGCCGTACATGGCACCCCGGCCCTCGGAGTGCGCAGTTTCGACGCCCTGGCGCACCGATTGAGCATGGAAGGTCACCGCGGACGCCACGCCCTCGTGGCCGATGCGCAACGGGGCGAGTTCGCCCTGGGTCTCTATTCCCTCACTCCGGAAGGCGCCGCATGCGCGGAAAACCTGCGGCTGGCCTCGCGGGCGGAACTCGAAGCCATGGCTGCGGCCGGCATACCGATGCATGGACCCGACATGCCCAAGCTCGCCTCCCACGTCACCCCTCGTTATCCCGACGCCCACGCCATCGCCTTGCTCGCCGGACGGGAGCGCATTTTCACCACCCCAGGCTCCCTCGAACCGATCCATCTTCGGCCGGTGGCATTTGTCAAAGCGCCCCCGCCCCGCTTCAAAATCGAAACCAGCTAA
- the tsaE gene encoding tRNA (adenosine(37)-N6)-threonylcarbamoyltransferase complex ATPase subunit type 1 TsaE gives MKRVTHISKSPEETLALGDGWGREARAGWVIGLAGELGAGKTLLTRGIARGLGFAGRVHSPTFALVNLYEGGRLPMHHFDFYRLDQPESLHRADLLHWLEAPPGLSVVEWFDRWGLDWWKNLGIPLARQVFIVPRSETEREIHYEDPGD, from the coding sequence ATGAAGAGGGTTACACACATTTCAAAGTCCCCTGAGGAAACGCTTGCACTCGGCGACGGCTGGGGAAGAGAAGCCCGCGCAGGCTGGGTCATCGGGCTCGCGGGCGAGCTCGGCGCTGGAAAAACACTGCTGACCCGCGGCATCGCTCGCGGCCTCGGCTTCGCCGGCCGTGTCCATTCGCCCACTTTTGCCCTCGTCAATCTCTATGAAGGCGGCCGGCTCCCCATGCATCACTTCGACTTCTACCGGTTGGATCAACCGGAATCCCTCCACCGCGCCGACCTTCTCCACTGGCTGGAAGCGCCTCCCGGCCTGAGCGTCGTGGAGTGGTTCGATCGATGGGGGCTGGACTGGTGGAAGAATCTGGGGATCCCGCTCGCCCGCCAAGTCTTCATCGTGCCAAGATCAGAAACGGAACGCGAAATTCATTATGAAGATCCTGGCGATTGA
- a CDS encoding thiamine-monophosphate kinase, with product MNEFELIQQLLPGLPTGPSVVVGAGDDCAVVDAGIPGQRLLFKTDAVVEGIHFTKETDPHRVGRKALARCLSDIAAMGGTPLAAVVTLALPGSYSPETVCRIYDGLGALAAQHQVAIVGGETTTNPDRLLLSVALIGLVPAGKELRRSGARVGDALFVTGDLGGSLQGKHLDFEPRLAEARWLRDRFHIHAMIDLSDGLAGDVRHLMRASGVGVELLAEAIPVSRAARLAAATPGGKTPLLAALTEGEDFELLFAVPAAEAVTLKDAWKEAFPKTRISCIGKCIEPVVLRMREHGRMRQLHEEGYTHFKVP from the coding sequence ATGAACGAATTCGAACTCATCCAACAACTGCTCCCTGGGCTGCCCACCGGACCGAGTGTGGTGGTCGGAGCGGGCGACGACTGCGCCGTGGTGGATGCCGGCATCCCAGGCCAGCGGCTCCTGTTCAAAACCGATGCCGTGGTCGAAGGCATCCATTTCACAAAAGAAACCGACCCGCACCGCGTCGGACGAAAGGCTCTGGCCCGCTGTCTCAGTGACATCGCGGCCATGGGCGGCACCCCGCTCGCCGCCGTCGTCACTCTGGCACTCCCCGGATCGTATTCGCCCGAAACCGTCTGCCGTATTTACGATGGATTGGGAGCGCTCGCCGCCCAGCACCAAGTCGCCATCGTCGGAGGCGAAACCACCACCAACCCCGACCGGCTCCTGCTCTCCGTCGCGTTGATCGGCCTCGTCCCCGCGGGGAAGGAGCTGCGGAGATCCGGCGCGAGGGTGGGCGACGCGTTGTTCGTGACAGGCGACCTCGGCGGCTCGCTCCAGGGTAAACACCTCGACTTCGAACCCCGCCTCGCCGAGGCCCGCTGGCTTCGGGATCGCTTCCACATTCATGCCATGATCGATTTGAGCGACGGCTTGGCCGGGGACGTGCGTCACCTCATGCGCGCAAGCGGCGTCGGAGTGGAATTGCTCGCCGAGGCGATCCCCGTCAGCCGGGCCGCTCGATTGGCCGCCGCCACCCCCGGCGGGAAGACTCCGCTGCTCGCGGCCCTCACCGAAGGCGAGGATTTCGAACTCCTCTTCGCCGTCCCCGCCGCAGAGGCCGTCACACTCAAGGACGCCTGGAAAGAGGCCTTTCCGAAGACTCGAATCTCCTGCATCGGCAAGTGCATCGAGCCTGTCGTGTTGCGCATGCGCGAACACGGACGAATGCGGCAACTGCATGAAGAGGGTTACACACATTTCAAAGTCCCCTGA